The Apium graveolens cultivar Ventura chromosome 6, ASM990537v1, whole genome shotgun sequence genome contains a region encoding:
- the LOC141665859 gene encoding uncharacterized protein LOC141665859, which yields MFAIDKSRAKKPFGGITIVFGGDFRQILPVIPKASGAEVFCSTLNKSKLWESCEVFLLKQNMRLNAGNSDLENKTIADFSKWQLAVSDGKETNISPSPDTGDDDNDFRSVFPVEYLNSINMSCIPKHELKLKGQSLDTVGLYLPKADFSHGHIYVAISIVTRPEGLHILIDSDDGISTDITNYVVFEEVFYNLPSVDN from the exons ATGTTTGCTATTGATAAAAGCAGAGCTAAAAAGCCATTTGGTGGTATAACCATTGTTTTTGGTGGAGATTTCAGGCAGATACTTCCTGTCATTCCAAAAGCATCAGGGGCTGAAGTTTTCTGCTCTACCCTCAATAAATCCAAGCTTTGGGAATCCTGTGAAGTATTTTTATTGAAGCAAAACATGCGGCTTAATGCAGGAAATAGTGATTTGGAGAACAAAACCATTGCGGACTTTAGTAAGTGGCAGCTTGCTGTCAGTGATGGCAAAGAAACCAATATTTCTCCAAGTCCAGACACTG GTGATGATGATAACGATTTCAGATCCGTGTTTCCAGTTGAGTATCTAAACTCTATCAATATGTCTTGCATTCCTAAGCATGAGTTAAAATTGAAG GGACAATCACTTGATACGGTTGGGCTTTACCTTCCTAAAGCAGATTTCTCGCACGGACACATTTATGTTGCTATATCCATAGTGACACGACCTGAAGGCCTTCATATTCTCATAGATAGTGATGATGGTATTAGCACAGATATTACAAATTATGTAGTTTTTGAGGAAGTGTTTTACAATCTTCCAAGTGTAGACAATTGA
- the LOC141665860 gene encoding uncharacterized protein LOC141665860, whose translation MTLETNSLKVYNLILLDDDDNHVHAFAYHNIWNGFSMKNMEADVYVFDQFAVKDLVGNLKPVQSTLCIRFTGSTIVRTADDDGMILSQKFEFLDLGDLFAEANKCLHQQQPEFAIDIIGVVEEYEGLNKLSTRYGDRDIVKFRICDSSNAHKVTVWGDLVVSFKNKMAGNPKKPIIAIITSSVQIGTLPSTHLYINLDDDSVNDMRQRLLEEGYIMKRDKLFQAKQIELVPTLFKKLSLKGLNENLTYDHLKIIKVDEETNWWFYSCNKCLHEVERIGTVFKCTHCPRNILVSPKRFHIMVLAENETFACNIVLNDRVSRRVLGISAAKVVSDYDKDSSKAFPEVIISLVRRLISVELGLKKSNVVEDNNIFYAEDLYEPTMNTPTPSESPILSEDYSINMGFEYSEGDDGNGTPGSAKSVTKKIKKPGINDHQHLCDLNATQIAWTLKVRVTRMWRSLNGHGEVSRHNLILLDCENTHMVEVVSPAIWN comes from the exons ATGACTTTAGAGACGAACTCATTGAAAGTCTACAATCTTATTCTCCTTGATGATGAT GATAACCATGTTCATGCCTTTGCCTATCATAACATTTGGAATGGATTCAGCATGAAAAATATGGAAGCCGATGTCTATGTTTTTGACCAGTTTGCAGTTAAAGATCTGGTTGGGAACTTGAAGCCTGTGCAGTCAACGCTCTGCATCAGATTTACAGGCTCCACTATTGTGAGGACTGCTGATGATGATGGCATGATCCTTTCACAAAAGTTTGAGTTTTTAGACCTGGGAGATTTGTTTGCAGAAGCAAATAAATGTCTTCATCAACAACAGCCTGAATTTGCAATAG ATATTATTGGAGTTGTGGAGGAGTATGAAGGTTTGAACAAGCTTTCTACTAGATACGGAGACAGGGACATTGTGAAGTTTAGAATATGTGATTCAAG TAATGCCCACAAAGTTACTGTTTGGGGTGATCTTGTTGTGTCGTTCAAAAATAAGATGGCTGGAAATCCCAAAAAACCGATCATTGCTATTATAACAA GTTCTGTTCAGATTGGTACATTACCATCTACTCATCTATATATAAATCTAGATGATGattctgtgaatgatatgaggcAGAG GTTGCTTGAGGAAGGATATATAATGAAAAGAGACAAATTGTTCCAAGCTAAACAAATTGAACTGGTTCCtacattatttaaaaaattatcaCTCAAAGGTCTTAATGAGAATCTAACATACGATCACCTTAAG ATCATTAAGGTTGATGAGGAAACAAATTGGTGGTTTTATAGTTGTAACAAATGTCTACACGAGGTTGAGCGCATTGGAACAGTATTCAAATGTACCCATTGTCCTCGAAACATTCTCGTGTCTCCGAAGAG GTTCCATATCATGGTCCTTGCCGAGAATGAGACATTTGCCtgtaatattgttttgaatgATCGAGTTTCTAGAAGAGTTCTTGGAATAAGTGCTGCAAAGGTGGTTTCTGATTATGATAAG GATTCCTCCAAAGCCTTTCCAGAAGTGATTATATCATTAGTCAGAAGACTAATTTCAGTTGAACTCGGTCTGAAAAAATCAAACGTTGTTGAGGATAACAACATCTTTTATGCTGAAGATTTATATGAACCAACGATGAACACTCCAACTCCTTCTGAATCTCCAATTCTGTCCGAAGATTATTCCATCAACATGGGTTTTGAA TACTCTGAAGGTGATGACGGTAATGGTACTCCAGGCTCTGCTAAATCTGTTACCAAAAAAATTAAGAAG CCAGGTATAAATGACCATCAACATTTGTGCGATCTGAATGCCACTCAAATTGCATGGACATTGAAAGTTAGGGTGACAAGAATGTGGAGGTCACTAAATGGTCATGGAGAGGTCTCGAGGCACAATCTTATTTTACTCGACTGTGAG AATACGCACATGGTTGAAGTTGTGTCACCTGCTATTTGGAATTAA